A window from Moritella yayanosii encodes these proteins:
- the trpS gene encoding tryptophan--tRNA ligase: MKNNLSLRLDQTANSTQTNDSKEKILTGDRATGSLHLGHFVGSLQQRVKLQHQYEQTILVADMQGLTDNGHNPQKVSSNILNVVADYLAAGIDPLKTTICLQSGIPALAELTMYYSNLVSIARLERNPTVKTEINSKSFGRSIPAGFLTYPISQAADITAFKATLVPVGEDQLPMLEQTNEIVRKLNHIAQQDILVECKPLLSKVSRLPSVDGKSKMSKSMGNTIMLSSSEKEISKAVKAMYTDPNHLRVCDPGQVDGNVVFTYLDAFHQDQDYVANLKAQYSAGGLGDGTVKKILEECLQDLLKPIRQRREEFIADRSLLIAILKAGTERSQDESNDVLRQVKCAFGLNLF; encoded by the coding sequence ATGAAAAATAACCTATCACTACGTTTAGACCAAACCGCTAACTCAACTCAAACGAATGACAGTAAAGAAAAGATCCTCACGGGTGATCGGGCAACTGGATCTTTACACCTTGGCCATTTTGTCGGTTCACTGCAACAGCGGGTTAAATTACAGCATCAATATGAACAAACAATTTTAGTTGCGGACATGCAAGGGCTTACCGATAACGGTCATAACCCGCAAAAAGTGTCCTCAAATATTCTAAATGTTGTTGCAGACTATCTGGCTGCTGGCATCGACCCATTAAAAACCACGATCTGCTTACAATCGGGCATTCCAGCATTGGCAGAGCTAACTATGTATTATTCAAACTTGGTGTCGATTGCCCGTTTAGAGCGTAACCCTACGGTTAAAACTGAGATCAACAGTAAATCATTTGGTCGTTCTATTCCTGCAGGGTTCTTAACATACCCGATTAGTCAGGCTGCAGATATCACCGCATTTAAAGCCACGTTAGTACCTGTGGGTGAAGATCAATTACCTATGTTGGAACAGACCAATGAGATCGTCAGAAAATTAAACCATATTGCCCAGCAAGACATTTTAGTTGAATGTAAGCCACTATTAAGTAAGGTTTCACGTTTACCGAGTGTCGATGGTAAAAGTAAAATGTCTAAATCTATGGGCAATACCATCATGCTAAGTTCAAGTGAAAAAGAGATCAGCAAAGCGGTTAAAGCCATGTATACAGATCCGAATCATTTGCGTGTATGCGATCCGGGGCAAGTTGACGGAAATGTGGTATTCACGTATTTAGATGCATTCCATCAAGATCAAGACTATGTAGCTAATTTAAAAGCGCAATATTCAGCTGGTGGTTTAGGGGATGGTACCGTTAAGAAGATCCTAGAAGAGTGTTTACAAGACCTATTAAAACCAATCCGACAGCGTAGAGAAGAATTTATCGCGGATCGATCGTTGTTAATTGCGATATTGAAAGCAGGAACAGAGCGCTCTCAAGATGAATCTAATGATGTATTACGTCAGGTGAAGTGTGCCTTTGGTCTAAATCTGTTTTAA
- a CDS encoding DUF4266 domain-containing protein, translating to MRRILLLVSILSLTACTSLGVKPWERDLLAKPEMQLVENPMEMGFEDHTYFSKEGSSGGGSFAGGGCGCN from the coding sequence ATGAGACGGATTTTATTATTAGTCAGCATCCTAAGCCTGACCGCGTGTACGTCACTCGGGGTAAAACCTTGGGAACGTGACTTGCTGGCGAAACCTGAAATGCAGCTTGTGGAAAACCCGATGGAAATGGGTTTTGAGGACCACACTTATTTCAGTAAAGAAGGCTCTAGCGGCGGCGGTAGTTTTGCTGGGGGAGGTTGCGGATGCAACTAA
- a CDS encoding AraC family transcriptional regulator produces the protein MRQEKIEYWHNPVLPNIELSSANVEKFAFERHIHLDYHIGIVTSGCQQYLHNGKQYHLAPGFMSTLNPDEVHNGENITLGGYQSHVMALPVDYVNDISREMNQAETFFNAPLIHNPTLSRAFLHLHTLLTTEQDGSAQLHIETTMIAFITELFMHHSGIPIQQHISTKQLSTQQLSYIKTLFHDEPGQSFQLDDLAQQLDLSKFQFLRQFKQSMGMTPHAYLKRVRLEYAKKALIKGGNISDVAYQVGFFDQSHFNKAFKCAFLITPSHFQRRVL, from the coding sequence ATGCGACAAGAAAAAATTGAATACTGGCATAATCCTGTATTACCCAATATTGAACTAAGCTCAGCGAATGTTGAAAAATTTGCTTTCGAACGCCACATCCATCTTGATTATCACATTGGTATTGTAACCAGTGGTTGCCAGCAATATTTGCATAATGGGAAGCAATACCACCTTGCACCGGGCTTTATGTCTACGTTAAATCCAGACGAAGTACACAATGGCGAGAACATTACCCTTGGTGGTTATCAATCGCATGTAATGGCATTACCCGTTGATTATGTTAACGATATTAGTCGAGAAATGAATCAGGCAGAAACATTTTTTAATGCCCCACTTATTCACAATCCGACGCTATCGCGTGCCTTCTTACATTTACATACACTCTTGACCACAGAGCAAGATGGTTCTGCACAACTGCACATCGAAACAACAATGATCGCGTTCATCACAGAATTGTTTATGCACCATAGTGGTATTCCGATACAGCAACACATATCAACCAAACAACTATCAACACAGCAGCTAAGTTATATTAAAACGTTATTCCACGATGAACCGGGTCAGTCATTCCAATTAGATGATTTAGCACAACAGCTTGATTTAAGTAAGTTTCAATTTCTACGTCAATTTAAACAGTCGATGGGCATGACACCCCATGCATATTTAAAAAGAGTACGATTAGAGTATGCGAAAAAAGCGTTAATCAAGGGGGGTAACATATCTGATGTGGCCTACCAAGTTGGATTTTTTGATCAAAGCCATTTCAATAAAGCCTTTAAATGTGCATTTTTAATTACCCCTTCGCACTTTCAACGCCGCGTACTCTGA
- a CDS encoding DUF3570 domain-containing protein: protein MQLKRKSKTFTNISMTLAAATCALAAPATAQPPDLDSWDVDVGLLIYAESDNQVQVYEGALSLTKQIDDERSINVKGVIDVLTGASPNGAVPQNRAQTFTRPSGNGTYTTAAGETPLDDTFHDTRVALSTQYQQQLSRFWLYSGGANVSKEYDYLSLSINSALARDFNNRNTTASVGFAYAYDTIEPEGGIPDPGVSVDDANNRLTDSDTKQTLDLLLGVTQVIDRQTLMQLNYSISDVSGYQTDPFKILSVVDSNGWANDYVYENRPDQRTKQSLFWRTKYNIQPSGQVLDVSYRYFWDDWGITSHTIDSKWRVQLSNQHFIEPHLRYYSQQAADFYRVYLDENQPIPEYMTADYRLGELHTYTIGLKYGLPIAGNEFSVRLEYYLTQVTGDDSLAKGAGMAGVDLYPDKSAVMLQSFYRF from the coding sequence ATGCAACTAAAAAGAAAAAGTAAGACCTTTACTAACATTTCAATGACACTTGCGGCAGCGACATGTGCACTTGCAGCACCTGCGACAGCTCAGCCGCCAGACCTCGATAGCTGGGATGTTGATGTTGGTCTGTTGATTTATGCTGAGAGTGATAATCAAGTACAAGTCTATGAAGGTGCACTTTCTCTCACTAAGCAAATCGATGACGAGCGCAGTATTAATGTTAAAGGTGTTATCGATGTACTGACCGGTGCTTCACCCAATGGTGCAGTGCCTCAAAATAGGGCGCAGACATTTACCCGACCATCAGGCAATGGTACTTACACTACCGCTGCTGGTGAAACGCCACTTGATGATACTTTCCACGATACCCGCGTTGCACTCAGCACTCAATACCAACAGCAGTTAAGCCGTTTTTGGTTATATTCTGGTGGCGCAAACGTGTCTAAAGAATATGATTACCTTTCTTTATCGATCAACAGTGCGCTGGCGCGTGATTTTAATAATCGTAATACCACGGCATCTGTCGGCTTTGCTTATGCCTACGATACTATTGAACCAGAAGGCGGTATCCCAGATCCAGGTGTTTCGGTTGATGATGCCAACAACCGTTTAACGGATTCTGATACTAAGCAAACCCTTGATCTCCTCTTAGGTGTTACACAAGTCATTGATCGTCAAACACTGATGCAATTAAATTATTCGATTAGTGATGTCAGTGGTTATCAAACAGACCCCTTTAAAATCTTATCGGTGGTTGACAGTAATGGTTGGGCGAATGATTATGTGTATGAGAATCGACCTGACCAGCGCACCAAACAAAGCCTATTTTGGCGTACTAAATACAATATACAGCCATCGGGTCAAGTGCTGGATGTTAGCTATCGCTATTTTTGGGATGACTGGGGCATAACGTCACATACCATTGATAGTAAATGGCGAGTACAACTTTCAAATCAGCATTTCATTGAACCGCATCTCCGTTATTATAGCCAGCAAGCGGCTGACTTCTATCGAGTCTATCTTGATGAAAACCAGCCAATACCGGAATACATGACCGCAGATTATCGCTTGGGTGAATTACACACTTATACTATTGGCTTGAAATACGGTTTACCGATTGCGGGTAATGAGTTCAGTGTGCGGCTTGAATATTATCTTACTCAGGTGACGGGTGACGATTCGTTGGCAAAAGGTGCTGGGATGGCAGGGGTTGATCTGTATCCTGATAAAAGTGCCGTTATGTTGCAGAGCTTCTATCGTTTCTAA
- a CDS encoding SLC5/6 family protein yields MLNIKSSQSHSQPQSKYHSTTGRWNAHDTKWTLSLFGTAVGAGILFLPINIGAGGFWPLVIIALLAGPMTFLAHRGLSRFILSSKNPDADFTDVVEEHFGPNAGRIISVLYFLSIYPILLIYGVGLTNTVDSFIVNQLGLASPSRVLLSGILVAGMVGVMMGGEKLVLKAFEIIVYPLVLILAGLSIYMIQDWQVPDISMAMDMGEFSRTLWLAVPVTVFAFSHAAAISSFSTAQKRHYGQQAGEKSEQILKRTSIMLILFVIFFVFSCVFSLTPEQLLEAKVQNISVLSYLANVKDNALIASLGPLIAFIAITSSFFGHFLGAREGLNGLIRKQVNMTPAAINKLTIFLLFTSIWAVSVINPSILNMMEMFSGPVIAMILFVMPMYAVSKVEALAQYRGALSNIFVTIMGLIAISALIFNVFL; encoded by the coding sequence GTGTTAAATATTAAAAGTAGTCAATCTCATTCTCAACCACAATCTAAATATCATTCAACTACTGGCCGCTGGAACGCCCATGATACGAAGTGGACGCTTAGTTTATTTGGTACTGCCGTAGGGGCAGGCATATTGTTTTTACCGATCAATATAGGTGCTGGTGGATTCTGGCCACTTGTCATTATAGCTCTGCTTGCAGGGCCTATGACGTTCTTGGCGCATCGAGGCTTATCTCGATTTATACTGTCATCGAAGAACCCGGATGCTGATTTTACCGATGTTGTTGAAGAGCACTTCGGTCCTAATGCGGGTCGCATTATCTCTGTTCTTTATTTTTTATCGATTTATCCGATCTTACTTATTTATGGTGTCGGGTTAACCAATACAGTCGATAGCTTTATCGTTAATCAGCTTGGTTTAGCATCTCCTTCACGTGTGTTGTTATCCGGTATATTGGTTGCTGGCATGGTGGGTGTGATGATGGGTGGAGAGAAGTTAGTGCTGAAAGCGTTTGAGATCATCGTTTATCCATTGGTGCTTATTCTTGCTGGACTGTCAATTTATATGATCCAAGATTGGCAAGTGCCTGATATATCAATGGCGATGGATATGGGTGAATTCTCGCGTACATTATGGTTAGCTGTGCCAGTTACTGTATTTGCATTTAGTCATGCTGCAGCTATCTCTAGCTTTTCTACGGCACAAAAACGCCATTATGGTCAACAAGCTGGGGAGAAGTCAGAACAGATCCTGAAACGTACGTCGATCATGCTTATTTTGTTCGTTATTTTCTTTGTATTTTCTTGTGTATTTAGTTTAACACCTGAGCAGTTGTTAGAAGCTAAAGTACAAAATATATCTGTTTTATCGTATCTTGCAAATGTGAAAGATAATGCTTTAATTGCTTCTCTAGGTCCGTTAATTGCTTTCATTGCCATTACATCTTCATTTTTTGGCCACTTCTTAGGTGCACGTGAAGGCTTAAATGGTCTGATACGTAAACAAGTAAATATGACGCCTGCTGCGATTAACAAGCTGACTATTTTTCTACTGTTTACTAGTATCTGGGCTGTTTCGGTAATAAATCCAAGTATTTTAAATATGATGGAAATGTTTTCGGGACCAGTTATTGCGATGATCTTGTTTGTGATGCCAATGTACGCTGTATCTAAAGTTGAAGCATTAGCTCAATACCGTGGCGCGTTAAGTAATATCTTCGTTACCATCATGGGACTGATTGCAATATCAGCATTGATCTTTAACGTTTTTTTATAA
- a CDS encoding GNAT family N-acetyltransferase: protein MEIRIDDLKGKEVALLLQEHHQDMLDHTPVESVHALDLTGLQAPDVTFWSAWIEGDLAGCGAIKIITTGHAELKSMRTARTHLRQGVARKLLTHILAEAEQQGITKVSLETGTPDSFIPAQKLYRDFGFNECGPFADYREDPYSLYMTKTLITG, encoded by the coding sequence ATGGAAATTCGTATAGACGATTTAAAAGGTAAAGAAGTTGCGCTGTTATTACAAGAACATCACCAAGACATGCTCGATCATACCCCAGTTGAAAGTGTCCACGCGTTAGATTTAACCGGATTACAAGCGCCTGACGTGACCTTTTGGAGTGCGTGGATAGAGGGTGATCTTGCGGGCTGTGGTGCGATTAAAATAATAACAACGGGGCATGCGGAGTTAAAATCAATGCGCACAGCGCGTACTCATCTTCGACAGGGTGTTGCTCGGAAATTATTAACCCATATTCTAGCTGAAGCTGAACAGCAAGGGATTACTAAAGTGAGCTTAGAAACGGGCACGCCAGATTCGTTTATACCCGCTCAAAAACTATATCGAGACTTTGGCTTTAATGAATGTGGCCCTTTTGCTGATTATCGCGAAGACCCGTACAGCCTATATATGACGAAAACTTTAATCACAGGATAA
- a CDS encoding D-2-hydroxyacid dehydrogenase, translating into MVTIVFLDRSTIPEHITIPQPNVECQWQEYATTTPEQVIERLQNASIVITNKVILDAQVLSQCPQLKMIAVAATGTNNIDLDYCRQHNITVSNIQGYATNSVPEHVVAMMFALKRNLVGYHQDIQAGVWQQQKQFCFFSHPISDIAGSTLGIIGKGSLGNAVATLAKALGMTVMFAERKGVSQCREGYSPFEFVLKQADVLTLHCPLAEQTHHLIGRDEFKLMKNTSVLINAGRGGLVDEVALVDALHNQQIAGAGVDVFTQEPADDSNPLIANAHLPNLILTPHVAWGSDSAIQTLANQLINNIEQFIAGKPQNQV; encoded by the coding sequence ATGGTAACTATCGTCTTTCTCGACCGCTCTACGATCCCAGAACACATTACTATCCCTCAACCTAATGTTGAGTGTCAGTGGCAAGAATATGCAACCACTACACCAGAACAAGTGATTGAGCGCCTGCAAAATGCAAGTATTGTCATTACCAATAAAGTCATTTTAGATGCGCAGGTATTAAGTCAGTGCCCACAGTTAAAAATGATTGCAGTAGCGGCGACAGGTACCAATAATATCGATTTAGATTATTGTCGTCAGCACAACATCACCGTGAGTAATATTCAAGGTTATGCCACCAATTCGGTACCTGAGCATGTAGTGGCCATGATGTTTGCGCTAAAACGAAATCTAGTCGGTTACCATCAAGATATTCAAGCAGGTGTTTGGCAGCAGCAAAAACAGTTCTGTTTCTTTAGCCACCCGATTTCTGATATTGCAGGTTCTACGTTAGGTATTATTGGTAAAGGCAGCCTCGGTAATGCCGTGGCTACATTAGCCAAAGCACTTGGCATGACCGTTATGTTTGCTGAGCGTAAAGGGGTTAGTCAATGTCGTGAAGGTTACAGTCCATTTGAATTCGTCTTAAAACAAGCGGATGTACTGACTTTACATTGTCCACTTGCAGAGCAAACCCATCATCTTATTGGTCGTGACGAGTTTAAGCTAATGAAAAATACCAGCGTGTTAATTAACGCCGGACGTGGTGGTTTGGTTGATGAAGTAGCCTTGGTTGATGCATTACATAACCAACAAATTGCTGGCGCAGGTGTTGATGTATTTACCCAAGAACCCGCCGATGACAGTAATCCGTTAATCGCAAATGCACATTTACCAAACCTGATTTTAACACCACATGTTGCATGGGGCTCAGACTCTGCGATTCAGACTTTGGCCAATCAACTGATTAATAATATTGAGCAGTTTATTGCCGGAAAACCACAAAACCAAGTTTAA
- a CDS encoding TlpA family protein disulfide reductase encodes MNSFILNRMRPFLITISVIISLLLSTVTFAESTVSVIENKVSQAPTFNLPGVDNTRVNLADYRGKVVLVDFWASWCTPCIRSFPWMDKMVAKYGEQGFEIIAINMDQESILATKFLQRYPNKLTIAFDPQGIVAEQYEIMGLPNSFILNKKGEIVYKHVGFRLAELDTYEAEILSLLPQD; translated from the coding sequence ATGAACTCATTTATTCTTAATCGTATGCGTCCTTTTCTAATCACTATCTCTGTGATTATCAGTTTGCTTTTATCTACCGTCACGTTTGCCGAAAGCACTGTGAGTGTTATTGAAAATAAAGTGAGCCAAGCGCCAACATTTAACTTACCAGGTGTTGATAATACGCGAGTGAATCTTGCTGACTATCGTGGCAAGGTGGTGTTAGTGGATTTTTGGGCATCTTGGTGTACACCCTGTATTCGTTCATTTCCGTGGATGGATAAGATGGTAGCGAAATATGGCGAACAAGGATTTGAAATTATTGCCATTAATATGGATCAAGAGTCTATTTTAGCGACTAAATTCTTACAGCGTTACCCGAATAAATTGACCATTGCGTTTGACCCACAAGGTATTGTCGCTGAGCAATATGAAATCATGGGATTGCCTAATTCATTTATACTTAATAAGAAGGGCGAGATTGTTTATAAGCATGTCGGTTTTAGATTAGCAGAGTTAGATACATACGAAGCCGAGATCTTGTCGTTATTACCTCAGGACTAG
- a CDS encoding cupin domain-containing protein: protein MNNIFDSIPSDLSSEIFDDLVSSDTVKIERIISKGQTSPDFGWYDQEQHEWVIIIAGSAIIGFDDKPSVTLKTGDYLNIPAHQKHKVAWTDPDVETVWLAVHY, encoded by the coding sequence ATGAATAATATCTTTGATTCGATACCTTCCGATCTCAGCAGTGAAATATTTGACGATTTAGTTAGCAGCGACACGGTCAAAATAGAACGTATTATTTCAAAAGGGCAAACATCGCCAGATTTTGGTTGGTATGATCAAGAGCAACATGAATGGGTGATCATTATCGCAGGCAGTGCCATTATCGGTTTTGATGATAAGCCCTCTGTTACCCTGAAAACGGGTGATTACCTAAATATCCCCGCGCACCAAAAACACAAAGTTGCGTGGACTGATCCTGATGTTGAAACCGTGTGGTTAGCAGTGCATTATTGA
- a CDS encoding dienelactone hydrolase family protein, which translates to MHIIIITDIFGLTKDTDLLAASLSTEQTRVTVIDPYEGNKQQFVNEHAAYDAFITQCGHERYISAVASAIELSESEVVLLGFSAGASAAWKAIDRHSNPLIKHYIGFYPSQIRNHLDVIPCCPVTLVFPCQERHFEVDDVIEALSSVKQVNCIKTSFYHGFMNSFSENYSLSGARFFNEKMGDGNELDRVDLFK; encoded by the coding sequence ATGCACATTATTATAATCACTGATATTTTTGGCCTGACTAAGGATACCGACTTACTTGCTGCGTCATTATCAACTGAGCAGACTAGAGTGACGGTGATCGACCCTTACGAAGGAAATAAGCAGCAGTTTGTAAATGAGCATGCCGCTTACGACGCGTTTATCACACAATGTGGTCATGAACGCTATATTTCGGCGGTGGCATCAGCGATTGAATTATCAGAAAGTGAGGTAGTATTACTTGGTTTTAGTGCGGGTGCATCTGCTGCTTGGAAAGCCATCGACCGACACTCGAATCCATTAATCAAACATTACATTGGCTTCTATCCAAGTCAGATCCGCAACCATCTGGATGTAATCCCTTGTTGTCCTGTAACATTAGTCTTTCCTTGCCAGGAAAGGCACTTTGAGGTTGATGATGTTATTGAAGCACTGTCATCTGTAAAACAGGTTAACTGTATTAAAACCAGTTTTTATCATGGCTTTATGAATTCATTTTCAGAGAACTATTCATTAAGCGGTGCGAGGTTTTTTAATGAAAAAATGGGTGATGGAAATGAGTTGGACCGTGTGGATTTATTTAAGTAA
- a CDS encoding LysE family translocator → MNIELLLSLAIIHAVALVSPGPDFVLVVKLASQESRRTAMASAVGISIAILIHTILSLTGVSLIIKSSQTLYIIVQMVGASYLAWMGFGAVKGALQHWKAKISVDNNQLKLNQLTPKQGFMQGLWTNLLNPKAMVFFIILFSAMITPDVSLLTKLSATVIMFGLSLIWFVFIALILSKPVIQQRVQKAAPAINLFTGLLFIAVSSAIMYNLLAGAMVLSENTI, encoded by the coding sequence ATGAACATCGAACTGTTGTTATCACTCGCTATTATTCATGCTGTTGCCCTAGTTAGCCCAGGCCCAGACTTTGTTTTGGTTGTAAAACTTGCTAGCCAAGAATCAAGACGCACCGCAATGGCCTCTGCAGTTGGCATCTCAATTGCCATTTTAATTCATACTATTTTAAGTTTAACCGGGGTAAGTCTAATAATTAAAAGCTCACAAACCTTGTATATAATTGTGCAGATGGTTGGAGCTAGCTATCTCGCATGGATGGGATTTGGTGCAGTAAAAGGTGCCCTGCAACATTGGAAAGCGAAAATATCGGTAGACAATAATCAACTTAAATTAAACCAATTGACACCTAAACAGGGCTTTATGCAGGGGTTGTGGACTAATTTACTTAACCCGAAAGCCATGGTGTTCTTCATTATCTTATTCTCAGCCATGATCACACCTGATGTTAGCCTTCTCACTAAACTATCAGCTACCGTTATCATGTTTGGATTATCCTTGATTTGGTTTGTGTTTATCGCATTGATTCTATCAAAACCGGTGATCCAACAACGCGTACAAAAAGCAGCGCCAGCAATCAACTTGTTTACAGGGCTGCTATTTATCGCAGTATCAAGTGCCATCATGTATAACTTGCTTGCAGGCGCGATGGTACTCAGTGAAAATACTATTTAG
- a CDS encoding FAD:protein FMN transferase: MKKAYSLNKGSTLQLGGTAKTAFTLKQQAGYWLGEFTVMASPCQILLDNVDEALADSLTALAYAEAKRIELKYSRFRDDNIVARLNRSANEAITVDEETTRLINLADLCFQLSDGLFDISSGVLGKLWHFKQQTQLPSDADIKALLPNIGWQKANWNAPLLSVPKGMEIDLGGIGKEYAVDKVAQLLEQQIQLQQTDCAFLVNFGGDIYANKLRSNGHCWQVAIEDPQHLGKSKFMVSLAQGGLASSGDSQRYIEVDGQRYGHILNPKTGYPIAGGPAQVTVYAQNCVQAGMLATIALLQGESAEDFLKAQNCRYWL, translated from the coding sequence TTGAAAAAAGCTTATTCATTAAATAAAGGTAGTACTTTACAGCTAGGCGGAACTGCAAAAACAGCCTTTACCTTAAAACAACAAGCGGGCTATTGGCTCGGTGAGTTCACCGTCATGGCTAGCCCTTGCCAGATCTTATTAGATAACGTTGATGAAGCACTCGCGGATAGTCTTACCGCGCTCGCATATGCAGAAGCAAAACGCATTGAACTAAAATACAGTCGTTTTCGTGATGACAATATTGTTGCTCGTCTTAATCGTTCAGCTAATGAAGCTATCACGGTAGATGAAGAAACGACACGGCTGATTAATTTAGCTGATTTATGTTTCCAACTCAGTGATGGGTTATTTGATATCAGCTCTGGTGTATTAGGTAAGCTCTGGCACTTTAAACAACAAACTCAGCTACCGAGTGATGCTGATATTAAAGCGCTGTTACCCAATATCGGCTGGCAAAAAGCGAACTGGAATGCGCCGTTATTAAGTGTACCTAAAGGCATGGAAATTGACTTAGGTGGCATTGGCAAAGAATACGCAGTAGATAAAGTGGCGCAGTTGTTAGAGCAACAAATACAGCTGCAACAAACCGATTGTGCCTTTTTAGTGAATTTTGGTGGTGATATTTACGCCAATAAATTACGCAGTAATGGACATTGTTGGCAAGTAGCGATAGAAGACCCGCAGCATCTTGGGAAAAGTAAATTCATGGTTAGTTTAGCCCAAGGTGGTCTTGCAAGTAGTGGTGACAGTCAGCGCTATATTGAAGTTGATGGTCAACGTTATGGCCATATCCTCAACCCCAAGACTGGTTATCCCATTGCTGGTGGACCTGCTCAGGTCACTGTCTATGCTCAAAACTGTGTGCAAGCCGGCATGTTGGCAACCATTGCGCTATTACAAGGTGAGTCTGCTGAAGATTTTTTAAAAGCACAAAATTGTCGATATTGGCTGTAG